The Pleuronectes platessa chromosome 11, fPlePla1.1, whole genome shotgun sequence genome includes a window with the following:
- the LOC128451450 gene encoding protein delta homolog 1 — MHLTAVVLILVVAGIAKGWDCRGCNTENGFCEKPGKCRCKPGWQGDNCDRCLLFPGCLHGTCERAWQCVCAEGWVGSLCDQDTRLCSSRPCVGNATCIETGEGGYLCICPPGYAGESCHLKTGACLTNGSPCQNGGTCTDTGGSAASSSCSCPPGFSGDFCEISVDSCQPNPCVNGGNCTNHGLAFTCLCPHSFTGFTCNDSSNLSPCGGRPCANGSTCVGQPDGTFRCVCQKWFTGPTCSLQHRPKAKPKPASSRPAEHKVFALTPQHYSLPAHAFHRLLRPPERDLLKITLKETVHSPGVLVTQGQLICFGILALLTCLVILGTTGIVFFGRCETWLANAKYNQLVRQQREHLLRENGCNQEEPEHSVNIILPEKIRLTSFGRHYTSI; from the exons ATGCATCTCACAGCGGTGGTCTTGATTCTGGTCGTGGCAGGCATCGCCAAAG GTTGGGATTGCAGAGGGTGCAACACTGAAAATGGGTTTTGTGAGAAGCCAGGGAAGTGCAG GTGCAAACCGGGCTGGCAAGGAGACAACTGTGACCGGTGCCTGCTGTTCCCCGGCTGTCTGCACGGCACATGCGAGAGGGCGTGGCAGTGCGTGTGCGCAGAGGGCTGGGTGGGCAGCCTGTGTGACCAAG ATACCCGCCTGTGCTCGTCCAGGCCTTGTGTCGGCAACGCCACCTGCATAGAGACGGGAGAGGGGGGGTACCTGTGCATCTGTCCCCCCGGCTACGCTGGAGAAAGCTGCCACCTGAAGACAGGAGCGTGCCTCACAAACGG CTCTCCTTGTCAGAACGGAGGCACATGTACAGACACCGGAGGCtcagcagcctcctcttcctgctcatgTCCCCCTGGATTTTCCGGAGACTTCTGCGAGATAAGTGTTGACAGCTGCCAGCCTAACCCCTGCGTCAATGGTGGCAACTGTACAAATCACGGCCTGGCCTTCACCTGTCTCTGTCCGCACAGCTTCACTGGTTTTACTTGTAACGACTCCAGCAACCTGTCGCCCTGCGGCGGCCGGCCCTGTGCCAACGGCAGCACATGTGTTGGTCAGCCTGATGGAACCTTCAGGTGTGTTTGCCAGAAATGGTTTACAGGTCCCACATGTTCCCTTCAGCACAGGCCGAAGGCCAAGCCTAAACCTGCCAGTTCCAGGCCTGCGGAACACAAGGTGTTTGCACTGACCCCGCAGCATTACTCCCTTCCTGCTCACGCCTTCCACAGGCTCCTCAGACCGCCGGAGAGAGACCTGCTGAAGATCACCCTGAAGGAGACCGTCCACTCCCCCGGTGTCCTCGTCACCCAGGGTCAGCTCATCTGCTTCGGCATACTGGCCCTGCTCACCTGCCTGGTCATACTAGGCACCACAGGCATCGTGTTTTTCGGCCGCTGCGAGACGTGGCTGGCTAACGCCAAGTACAACCAGCTTGTTCGGCAGCAAAGGGAACACCTGCTGAGGGAGAACGGCTGTAACCAGGAAGAGCCAGAGCACTCAGTGAACATCATCCTGCCGGAGAAGATTAGACTCACCAGCTTTGGGAGACACTACACATCCATTTGA
- the dio3a gene encoding iodothyronine deiodinase 3a, protein MMNTIKAIKNAIVCLVLLPRFLVAAVMFWLLDFICIRKRVLFRMREQEGDAIDPPLCISDSNRLFSLESLKAVWHGHKLDFLKAAHLGHGAPNTEVVQLQDQRRSRILDYVKDKRPLILNFGSCTUPPFMARLKAFQGVVQQNADIADSVVVYIEEAHPSDGWMSTDAPYQIPKHRCLEDRLNAAQLMRLEVPGCLLVVDSMENSSNAAYGAYFDRLYILQEGKIVYQGGRGPEGYRISELRDWLDQYRGRLVKSNNLVIHV, encoded by the coding sequence ATGATGAATACTATCAAAGCTATTAAAAATGCCATAGTCTGCCTGGTGCTGCTGCCCCGGTTCCTGGTGGCAGCGGTCATGTTCTGGCTGCTTGACTTTATCTGCATTAGGAAAAGGGTCTTATTCAGGATGAGGGAGCAGGAGGGCGATGCTATCGATCCTCCTCTCTGCATATCCGACTCCAATCGCCTGTTCAGCCTGGAGTCCCTCAAAGCGGTGTGGCACGGCCACAAGCTGGACTTTCTGAAGGCGGCGCACCTCGGACACGGAGCGCCCAACACCGAAGTTGTTCAGCTGCAGGACCAGCGGCGCAGCCGGATCCTCGACTACGTGAAGGACAAGAGACCGCTCATCCTCAACTTTGGCAGCTGCACCTGACCACCGTTCATGGCGCGGCTCAAGGCTTTCCAGGGAGTTGTGCAGCAGAACGCAGACATCGcagactctgtggttgtgtaCATTGAGGAAGCGCACCCCTCCGACGGCTGGATGAGCACAGACGCGCCCTACCAGATCCCCAAGCACCGGTGTCTGGAGGACCGGCTGAACGCGGCGCAGCTGATGCGCCTGGAGGTGCCCGGCTGCCTGCTGGTCGTCGACAGCATGGAGAACTCTTCCAACGCCGCGTACGGAGCTTATTTCGACAGACTTTATATTCTACAGGAGGGAAAGATAGTTTACCAGGGCGGCAGAGGACCCGAGGGCTACCGGATCTCAGAGCTCCGAGACTGGCTGGATCAATACAGAGGGAGGCTGGTGAAATCCAATAATCTAGTTATACATGTGTAG